The Enterobacter huaxiensis sequence AACCGTAGCCCGGTCGTTGACGTGAGCTTCCCGGAAATCGAAAAATTTGACCGTCTGCCAGAGCCGCGCGCCGATGGCCCGACCGCCTTCGTCTCCATCATGGAAGGCTGCAACAAATACTGTACCTACTGCGTGGTGCCGTACACGCGCGGCGAAGAAGTCAGCCGCCCGGCGGACGATATTCTGTTTGAAATCGCGCAGCTTGCCGCGCAGGGCGTGCGCGAAGTGAACCTGCTGGGCCAGAACGTGAACGCCTGGCGCGGCGAGAACTACGATGGCACCACGGGCAGTTTTGCCGAGCTGCTGCGCCTGGTGGCCGCGATTGACGGCATCGACCGCATTCGCTTTACCACCAGCCACCCGATGGAATTTACCGACGACATCATTGACGTTTACCGGGATACGCCGGAGCTGGTGAGCTTCCTGCACCTGCCGATTCAGTGCGGTTCCGACCGCGTGCTGAACCTGATGGGCCGTCCGCATACGGTGCTGGAGTACAAATCCACCATCCGCAAACTGCTTGCGGCACGTCCGGATATCCAGATCAGCTCCGACTTCATCGTCGGCTTCCCTGGCGAAACCACCGACGACTTCGAGCGCACCATGAAGCTCATCGGCGAGGTAAACTTCGACGTGAGCTACAGCTTCATCTTCTCTGCGCGTCCGGGAACCCCTGCGGCCGATATGGTTGACGACGTGCCGGAAGAAGAGAAAAAGCAGCGTCTGTATATCCTGCAGGAGCGCATCAACCAGCAGGCCAACGCCTGGAGCCGCCGTATGCTCGGGACCGTCCAGCGTATTCTGGTGGAAGGCACTTCACGCAAGAGCATTATGGAGCTGTCCGGCCGTACCGAGAATAACCGCGTGGTGAACTTTGAAGGCACCCCGGATCTGATCGGTAAATTCGTGGACGTCGAGATTGTCGACGTGCTGACCAACTCCCTGCGCGCGAAGCTGGTTCGTACAGAAGACGAAATGGGCCTGCGAATTGCTGAATCTCCGGAATCCGTTATTTCCCGCACCCGCAAAGTCAACGATTCTGGCGTGGGCATTTACCAGCCGTGATCCTTCTGGCCTGCCTTTCCGGCAGGCCTTGTATTTCCCCTTGTCGCCCCCAATATGCAAAGCATATGCTTGCGCCTTTATCCCGTGGCGTGAATACTTTCGGTAATGACAGCTTTATGCTGCCAGCACGACAAAACACTCAAAGAGGAACGGTTTGAATATAGACACGCGTGAAATTAGCCTAACGCCTGCAGACAACGCTCGCCTGCTGAGCCTGTGCGGGCCGTTTGATGACAACAT is a genomic window containing:
- the miaB gene encoding tRNA (N6-isopentenyl adenosine(37)-C2)-methylthiotransferase MiaB gives rise to the protein MTKKLHIKTWGCQMNEYDSSKMADLLDSTHGYQLTENVKEADVLLLNTCSIREKAQEKVFHVLGRWKLLKRKNPDLIIGVGGCVASQEGKLIRQRAPYVDIVFGPQTLHRLPEMITKVRGNRSPVVDVSFPEIEKFDRLPEPRADGPTAFVSIMEGCNKYCTYCVVPYTRGEEVSRPADDILFEIAQLAAQGVREVNLLGQNVNAWRGENYDGTTGSFAELLRLVAAIDGIDRIRFTTSHPMEFTDDIIDVYRDTPELVSFLHLPIQCGSDRVLNLMGRPHTVLEYKSTIRKLLAARPDIQISSDFIVGFPGETTDDFERTMKLIGEVNFDVSYSFIFSARPGTPAADMVDDVPEEEKKQRLYILQERINQQANAWSRRMLGTVQRILVEGTSRKSIMELSGRTENNRVVNFEGTPDLIGKFVDVEIVDVLTNSLRAKLVRTEDEMGLRIAESPESVISRTRKVNDSGVGIYQP